In one Streptomyces sp. NBC_01241 genomic region, the following are encoded:
- a CDS encoding acetate kinase, giving the protein MTTPTTEGSAPTGAYRVLVLNSGSSSVKYQLLDMSDRSRLAVGLVERIGEETSRLVHTPLVGGGAEPRERIGPIADHEAALKAAADELAADGLGLDSPALAAIGHRVVHGGLRFTEPVVIDDEVLDEIERLVPVAPLHNPANIVGIRTAQALRPDLPQVAVFDTAFHTTMPEYAARYAIDVETADAHRIRRYGFHGTSHAHVSRKAAELLGRTPEEVNVIVLHLGNGASASAVAGGRCVETSMGLTPLEGLVMGTRSGDIDPAVTFHLRRVAGMSTDEIDELLNKRSGLVGLCGDNDMREIRRRIDEGDERAALAFDIYVHRLKKYIGAYSAVLGRVDAVVFTAGVGENSAPVREAAIAGLEELGLVVDADLNAVRSGAPRLISPDYARVAVAVVPTDEELEIAVQTFALLGQVHN; this is encoded by the coding sequence ATGACCACCCCGACCACGGAGGGTTCTGCCCCGACGGGCGCGTACCGTGTGCTGGTCCTCAACTCCGGCTCCTCGTCGGTGAAGTATCAGCTGCTGGACATGAGCGACCGCTCCCGGCTCGCGGTCGGGCTGGTCGAGCGGATCGGCGAGGAGACCTCCCGGCTGGTGCACACCCCGCTGGTCGGTGGAGGCGCCGAGCCGCGCGAGCGAATCGGTCCGATCGCCGACCACGAGGCCGCGCTGAAGGCGGCGGCCGACGAGCTGGCGGCCGACGGGCTGGGCCTGGACTCCCCCGCGCTGGCGGCGATCGGTCACCGGGTGGTGCACGGCGGACTGCGGTTCACCGAGCCCGTCGTGATCGACGACGAGGTGCTGGACGAGATCGAGCGCCTGGTCCCGGTGGCCCCGCTGCACAATCCGGCGAACATCGTCGGCATCCGTACCGCACAGGCCCTGCGTCCCGACCTTCCGCAGGTGGCGGTCTTCGACACGGCGTTCCACACGACGATGCCGGAGTACGCGGCGAGGTACGCGATCGATGTGGAGACCGCTGACGCGCACCGCATCCGGCGCTACGGCTTCCACGGCACCTCGCACGCGCATGTCTCCCGCAAGGCCGCCGAGCTGCTGGGACGTACGCCCGAGGAGGTCAATGTCATCGTGCTGCACCTGGGCAACGGCGCCTCGGCGTCGGCGGTGGCGGGCGGCCGGTGCGTGGAGACCTCGATGGGGCTGACGCCGCTGGAGGGGTTGGTGATGGGCACGCGTTCCGGCGATATCGATCCGGCCGTCACCTTCCACCTGCGGCGGGTGGCGGGGATGTCGACGGACGAGATCGACGAGCTGCTGAACAAGAGGAGCGGCCTGGTCGGGCTGTGCGGTGACAACGACATGCGGGAGATCCGGCGCCGGATCGACGAGGGCGACGAGCGTGCGGCGCTGGCGTTCGACATCTATGTGCACCGGCTGAAGAAGTACATCGGCGCCTATTCGGCGGTCCTCGGGCGAGTGGATGCCGTGGTGTTCACGGCGGGTGTCGGGGAGAACTCGGCGCCCGTGCGGGAGGCTGCGATCGCCGGTCTCGAGGAGCTCGGCCTGGTGGTGGACGCGGATCTGAACGCCGTACGGTCCGGCGCACCGCGGCTGATCTCGCCGGACTACGCACGGGTCGCGGTCGCCGTGGTCCCGACGGACGAGGAACTGGAGATCGCGGTCCAGACCTTCGCGCTTCTCGGACAGGTCCACAACTGA
- a CDS encoding DUF6230 family protein, translating into MSSQVRGGTRWKRFALVMVPSVAATAAVGVALAQGALAASFSVSGQSFKVSADYLDGHGFSQYGGIDAGYAELKGDKKTMHPVAISSFRTAEITKMCQSVVTPDIPILGSVSLQLKAGGNGTPVSAENLYIDVADLKADAEFSNIDIGVAARDARKGPAIKANENVFENGFAQQAKRAQLRNVRQTAWATTAGTFKLSGLSMKLYNGVKECY; encoded by the coding sequence GTGGCGGCACCAGATGGAAGCGCTTCGCTCTGGTCATGGTGCCGAGTGTTGCCGCGACCGCCGCGGTCGGCGTGGCCCTCGCGCAGGGTGCGCTCGCCGCGTCGTTCAGCGTGTCCGGCCAGTCGTTCAAGGTGTCGGCCGATTACCTCGACGGCCACGGCTTCTCGCAGTACGGCGGCATAGACGCCGGCTACGCGGAGCTGAAGGGTGACAAGAAGACCATGCACCCGGTCGCGATCTCGTCGTTCCGGACGGCCGAGATCACCAAGATGTGCCAGTCCGTCGTCACGCCGGACATCCCGATCCTCGGCTCGGTCAGCCTTCAGCTGAAGGCCGGCGGCAACGGGACCCCGGTCTCGGCCGAGAACCTGTACATCGACGTCGCCGACCTCAAGGCAGATGCCGAGTTCTCCAACATCGACATCGGTGTTGCGGCCAGGGACGCCCGGAAGGGTCCGGCGATCAAGGCCAACGAGAACGTCTTCGAGAACGGTTTCGCCCAGCAGGCGAAACGCGCCCAGTTGCGGAACGTGCGGCAGACGGCGTGGGCCACCACGGCCGGAACCTTCAAGCTGAGCGGTCTGAGCATGAAGCTCTACAACGGCGTCAAGGAGTGCTACTAA
- a CDS encoding DUF6114 domain-containing protein has product MSAETTGTRDFTYWRLRFRDWRQTRPFWAGLFTALGGGPIAYFPYANLKLGHLTLAMATTAGAGSLIIGVLLVTLGLTMWYQQIVRVFSGVATILLALVSIPVSNLGGFFLGFLFALVGGCLALSWAPGEPGAETESGGHTAGKQAEEPQGGEAAGVELPEQRATAAYDPGGAPWSDDVPSGIVDANGGRNSAG; this is encoded by the coding sequence ATGAGCGCCGAGACCACAGGCACCCGCGACTTCACCTACTGGAGGCTGCGGTTCCGTGACTGGCGGCAAACCCGGCCTTTCTGGGCGGGTCTTTTCACCGCGCTCGGTGGCGGTCCGATCGCATATTTTCCGTACGCGAATCTCAAGCTCGGCCATCTGACGCTGGCCATGGCAACCACCGCCGGCGCGGGTTCACTGATCATCGGTGTACTGCTGGTCACCCTCGGCCTGACCATGTGGTACCAGCAGATCGTCCGGGTGTTCTCCGGTGTCGCCACGATCCTGCTCGCGCTGGTCTCCATCCCGGTGTCCAACCTCGGCGGCTTCTTCCTCGGGTTCCTGTTCGCTCTGGTCGGCGGCTGTCTCGCGCTGTCATGGGCCCCGGGTGAGCCCGGGGCCGAGACGGAGTCCGGTGGGCACACGGCCGGCAAGCAGGCCGAAGAGCCGCAGGGCGGGGAAGCAGCCGGCGTCGAACTGCCGGAGCAACGCGCCACGGCGGCGTACGACCCGGGTGGCGCTCCCTGGAGCGACGACGTCCCGAGCGGAATTGTTGACGCCAACGGCGGGAGGAACAGTGCGGGGTGA
- a CDS encoding helix-turn-helix domain-containing protein — protein sequence MLPGHVAYGLGAQYGLRVSTETVVAWERGLAVPGEYELTALAGVLWCSPGELLTAARTLREHRMSRELAVEELARLLGLTTSAYLRMEEAGRWRGNERQSEALSEVLGLTAAGFVTVSGREEELADLLRAAVKTRWQAHVRPVAKLVPLERGFLRDVLEQLYTDYQALMVSTLSWSSTGTERAGSTGDAGRAFLTQIVERFWQAAGVRGTTV from the coding sequence ATGCTTCCCGGCCATGTCGCGTACGGTCTCGGAGCGCAGTACGGACTCCGTGTCAGCACCGAGACGGTGGTCGCCTGGGAACGCGGGCTGGCTGTCCCCGGCGAGTACGAACTCACCGCGCTGGCCGGAGTGTTGTGGTGCTCACCGGGTGAGCTGCTCACCGCCGCGCGCACCCTGCGCGAGCACCGGATGTCCCGGGAGCTGGCGGTGGAGGAACTGGCGCGTCTGCTGGGGCTGACCACCTCCGCGTATCTGCGGATGGAGGAGGCAGGGCGCTGGCGCGGCAACGAACGCCAGTCCGAGGCGCTCAGCGAGGTGCTGGGGCTGACCGCCGCCGGGTTCGTGACGGTGTCCGGCCGGGAGGAGGAGCTCGCCGACCTGTTGCGTGCGGCGGTGAAGACACGCTGGCAGGCCCATGTCCGTCCGGTGGCGAAGCTGGTGCCGTTGGAGCGCGGCTTCCTGCGGGACGTACTGGAACAGCTGTACACCGACTACCAGGCGCTGATGGTGTCGACGCTGAGCTGGAGCAGCACGGGTACGGAGCGGGCCGGATCGACGGGGGATGCGGGACGGGCGTTCCTGACACAGATCGTGGAACGGTTCTGGCAGGCGGCGGGGGTACGGGGGACGACCGTCTGA
- the pta gene encoding phosphate acetyltransferase, which translates to MTRSVYVTGIDRGDGRQVVDLGVMELLTRQVDRVGVFRPLVHDGPDRLFELLRARYRLPQDPESAYGLDYHEASALQAEQGTDELVSRLVERFHRVAQKYEVVLVLGTDFAATQLPDELALNARLANEFGASVIAVVGGTGQTAESVRAETRNAYRAYAGLGCDVLAMIVNRVAAEDRDAIAERLAARLPVPCSVLPDDAALSAPTIAQIASSLDATVLLGDDSGLARDALDFVFGGAMLPNMLKALTPGCLVVTPGDRADLVVGSLAAHTAGTPPIAGVLLTLDERPGEEILQLAARLAPGTPVLSVAGGSFPTAGQLFALEGKLNAGTPRKAETALGLFERHVDTGALLERISLARSGRVTPMMFEHELLEQARAVRRRVVLPEGTEERVLRAADVLLRRDVCDLTLLGDADVIRKKAADLGIDLAGTQLIDPQTSELRQVFAERYAQLRAHRGVTVELAYDVIADVNYFGTLMVQEGLADGMVSGAVHSTAATIRPAFEIIKTKGAERSSSGRAVAGDGRAQADASIVSSVFFMCLADKVLVYGDCAVNPDPDAEQLADIAVQSAATAARFGVEPRIAMLSYSTGTSGSGADVDKVREATDRVRASRPDLMIEGPIQYDAAVEPSVAATKLPGSAVAGQATVLIFPDLNTGNNTYKAVQRSAGAVAVGPVLQGLRKPVNDLSRGALVQDIVNTVAITAIQAQGEE; encoded by the coding sequence GTGACGCGCAGCGTGTACGTGACGGGAATCGACCGGGGAGACGGCCGCCAGGTCGTCGATCTTGGAGTCATGGAGCTCCTGACGCGTCAGGTGGACCGGGTCGGGGTGTTCCGGCCGCTCGTCCACGACGGACCCGACCGGCTGTTCGAACTGCTGCGGGCCCGCTACCGCCTCCCCCAGGACCCCGAGTCGGCCTACGGCCTGGATTACCACGAGGCGTCCGCGCTCCAGGCGGAGCAGGGCACCGACGAGCTGGTCTCCCGGCTCGTCGAACGCTTCCATCGGGTGGCCCAGAAGTACGAGGTGGTGCTGGTACTCGGCACCGACTTCGCCGCCACCCAGCTCCCCGACGAGCTGGCGCTCAACGCCCGGCTCGCCAATGAGTTCGGCGCCTCGGTGATCGCGGTGGTCGGCGGGACGGGCCAGACCGCGGAGTCCGTGCGGGCCGAGACCCGCAATGCCTACCGGGCGTACGCGGGCCTGGGCTGCGACGTCCTCGCGATGATCGTGAACCGGGTGGCGGCCGAGGACCGCGACGCCATCGCGGAGCGGCTGGCGGCCCGGTTGCCCGTCCCCTGTTCGGTGCTGCCCGACGACGCGGCGCTCTCCGCGCCGACCATCGCCCAGATCGCCTCGTCGCTCGACGCCACGGTGCTGCTCGGCGACGACTCCGGGCTGGCCAGGGACGCGCTGGACTTCGTCTTCGGCGGGGCGATGCTGCCGAACATGCTGAAGGCGCTGACGCCGGGCTGTCTGGTGGTCACGCCCGGGGACCGGGCGGATCTGGTGGTCGGTTCGCTGGCCGCGCACACCGCCGGGACCCCGCCCATCGCCGGTGTGCTGCTGACCCTGGACGAACGCCCCGGCGAGGAGATACTCCAGCTGGCCGCGCGGCTCGCACCGGGTACGCCGGTCCTCTCCGTGGCCGGCGGCTCCTTCCCGACCGCCGGGCAGCTCTTCGCCCTGGAAGGCAAGTTGAACGCGGGGACGCCCCGCAAGGCGGAGACCGCGCTGGGTCTCTTCGAGCGCCACGTGGACACCGGCGCGCTGCTGGAACGAATCTCGCTGGCCCGTAGCGGCCGCGTCACCCCGATGATGTTCGAGCACGAGCTGCTGGAGCAGGCCCGCGCCGTGCGGCGCCGCGTCGTCCTGCCGGAGGGCACCGAGGAACGGGTGCTGCGCGCCGCCGACGTACTGCTGCGCCGCGACGTCTGCGACCTGACCCTCCTCGGCGACGCCGACGTCATCCGCAAGAAGGCCGCGGACCTCGGCATCGATCTCGCCGGGACACAGCTCATCGACCCTCAGACCTCCGAGCTGCGCCAGGTCTTCGCCGAGCGGTACGCGCAGCTGCGCGCGCACCGCGGGGTCACGGTGGAGCTGGCGTACGACGTCATCGCGGACGTCAACTACTTCGGCACCCTGATGGTCCAGGAGGGGCTCGCCGACGGCATGGTCTCCGGGGCGGTGCACTCCACCGCGGCGACGATCCGCCCGGCGTTCGAGATCATAAAAACCAAGGGGGCCGAGCGAAGCTCGTCAGGCAGGGCGGTGGCGGGCGACGGGAGGGCCCAGGCGGACGCCTCGATCGTGTCGTCCGTCTTCTTCATGTGCCTCGCCGACAAGGTCCTGGTGTACGGCGACTGCGCGGTGAACCCGGACCCGGACGCGGAGCAGCTCGCGGACATAGCGGTGCAGTCGGCCGCCACCGCCGCCCGGTTCGGTGTGGAGCCGCGGATCGCGATGCTGTCGTACTCGACGGGTACTTCGGGATCGGGCGCCGATGTCGACAAGGTGCGCGAGGCGACGGACCGGGTCCGGGCGAGCAGACCGGACCTCATGATCGAGGGCCCGATCCAGTACGACGCCGCGGTGGAGCCGAGCGTCGCCGCGACGAAGCTGCCCGGCTCCGCGGTGGCGGGGCAGGCGACGGTGCTGATCTTCCCGGACCTGAACACCGGCAACAACACCTACAAGGCCGTGCAGCGCTCGGCGGGCGCGGTGGCCGTCGGACCGGTGCTCCAGGGGCTGCGGAAGCCCGTCAACGATCTGTCCCGGGGTGCGCTCGTCCAGGACATCGTCAATACCGTGGCCATTACGGCGATCCAGGCGCAGGGCGAGGAGTGA
- a CDS encoding ATP-dependent 6-phosphofructokinase, with translation MRIGVLTAGGDCPGLNAVIRSVVHRAVVGHGDEVIGFEDGFKGLLDGHFRPLDLNAVSGILARGGTILGSARLERDRLREAAENCAELSRRYGMDALIPIGGEGTLTAARMLSDAGMPVVGVPKTIDNDISATDRTFGFDTAVGVATEAIDRLKTTAESHQRVMVVEVMGRHAGWIALESGMAGGAHGICLPERRFQVEDLVKMVEERFARGKKFAVICVAEGAHPAEGSMPYAKGEIDQYGHERFQGIGNRLAIELETRLGKEARPVILGHVQRGGTPTAYDRVLATRFGWHAVEAAHRGDFGRMTALRGNDIKMVPLADAITRLKTVPADRMDEAESVF, from the coding sequence ATGCGCATCGGAGTTCTCACCGCAGGCGGCGACTGCCCGGGCCTGAACGCAGTGATCCGGTCGGTCGTGCACCGAGCCGTGGTGGGGCACGGGGACGAGGTCATCGGCTTCGAGGACGGGTTCAAGGGACTCCTCGACGGCCACTTCCGCCCCCTCGACCTCAACGCGGTCAGCGGCATCCTCGCCCGCGGCGGCACCATCCTCGGCTCGGCCCGGCTGGAGCGCGACCGGCTGCGCGAGGCCGCCGAGAACTGCGCCGAGCTCAGCCGCCGTTACGGCATGGACGCCCTCATCCCGATCGGCGGCGAAGGCACCCTCACGGCCGCGCGGATGCTGTCGGACGCCGGAATGCCCGTCGTCGGCGTCCCCAAGACCATCGACAACGACATCTCCGCCACCGACCGCACCTTCGGCTTCGACACGGCGGTGGGCGTCGCCACCGAAGCCATAGACCGGCTCAAGACCACCGCCGAATCGCACCAGCGGGTCATGGTCGTCGAGGTGATGGGCCGCCACGCCGGCTGGATCGCGCTGGAGTCCGGAATGGCGGGCGGCGCGCACGGCATCTGCCTCCCCGAGCGCCGCTTCCAGGTCGAGGACCTGGTCAAGATGGTCGAGGAGCGCTTCGCACGCGGCAAGAAGTTCGCGGTCATCTGCGTCGCCGAGGGCGCGCACCCGGCCGAGGGCTCGATGCCGTACGCCAAGGGCGAGATCGACCAGTACGGTCACGAGCGCTTCCAGGGCATCGGCAACCGGCTGGCCATCGAGCTGGAGACCCGGCTCGGCAAGGAGGCCCGGCCGGTCATTCTCGGCCACGTGCAGCGCGGCGGCACGCCGACCGCGTACGACCGGGTGCTCGCCACCCGCTTCGGCTGGCACGCGGTGGAGGCCGCGCACCGGGGCGACTTCGGCCGGATGACGGCGCTGCGCGGCAACGACATCAAGATGGTTCCGCTCGCCGACGCCATCACCCGGCTCAAGACGGTGCCCGCGGACCGGATGGACGAGGCGGAGTCGGTCTTCTAG
- a CDS encoding sensor histidine kinase: MRFPRPRTRPRSLAGQLFAMQVVLVAAVVAGCAFFAYVSGSGQAKETATRQVTAAALAIADSPSVREAIRTPDPSAVLQPYAEKVRGDTGIAFVTIMSPQRVRWTHPDTNRIGEEFLGHTARALRGETFTETYTGTLGPSIRVVTPVRDGGRITGLVSAGITVDRVSSQVRAQLGALGLAAGGALALGGIGTYVINARLRRHTHGMNAAELSRMHDYHQATLHAVREGLLMLDGQRRIALINDAGRELLGLEPGAVGRRVAELDLPARLTGALLASEERVDELHLTADRVIVVSTRPVVGGEQRGTVVTLRDHTELQALSGELDSERGFTQALRSQAHEAANRLHTVVSLIELGRAEEAVGFATAELELAQTLTDRVVGAVAEPVLAALLLGKAAQANERGVELVLADDSLIDDGALHTTLPHRDLVTILGNLIDNAVDAASEAATDASGTGAGAAGTGDGVAVPAQRGATGPGRAARARVTVTALAEEGELLLRVADTGAGIDPADAAEVFDRGWSTHGAGRGIGLALVQQAVHRNGGTVALDRGPDGGAEFTVRLPLAGGGRTTHTTKEATA, encoded by the coding sequence ATGCGTTTCCCCCGTCCCCGTACCCGCCCGCGCAGCCTGGCAGGCCAGCTCTTCGCCATGCAGGTGGTACTGGTCGCCGCCGTGGTGGCGGGGTGCGCGTTCTTCGCCTACGTCTCCGGCAGCGGGCAGGCGAAAGAGACCGCGACCCGGCAGGTCACGGCGGCGGCGCTGGCGATCGCCGACTCGCCGTCCGTACGGGAGGCGATCCGCACCCCGGACCCGTCCGCCGTGCTCCAGCCGTACGCGGAGAAGGTCCGCGGGGACACCGGGATCGCCTTCGTCACGATCATGTCCCCGCAGCGGGTCCGCTGGACGCACCCGGACACGAACCGGATCGGGGAGGAGTTCCTCGGGCACACCGCGCGGGCGCTGCGCGGCGAGACGTTCACGGAGACGTACACCGGCACGCTCGGTCCCTCGATCCGGGTCGTCACCCCGGTCCGGGACGGCGGCCGGATCACCGGCCTGGTCAGCGCGGGCATCACGGTCGACCGGGTCTCCTCGCAGGTGCGGGCGCAGCTCGGGGCGCTGGGGCTGGCGGCGGGCGGGGCGCTGGCGCTCGGCGGCATCGGCACGTATGTGATCAACGCCCGGCTGCGGCGGCACACGCACGGCATGAACGCCGCCGAGCTGAGCCGGATGCACGACTACCACCAGGCCACGCTGCACGCGGTACGCGAGGGACTGTTGATGCTCGACGGGCAGCGCAGGATCGCGCTGATCAACGACGCCGGCCGGGAGCTGCTCGGTCTCGAACCGGGTGCGGTCGGGCGCAGGGTCGCCGAACTGGATCTGCCGGCGCGGCTGACCGGTGCACTGCTCGCATCGGAGGAGCGGGTCGACGAGCTGCATCTGACGGCGGACCGGGTGATCGTGGTCAGCACCCGTCCGGTGGTGGGCGGCGAGCAGCGCGGCACGGTCGTGACGCTGCGCGATCATACGGAGCTCCAGGCGCTGTCCGGGGAGCTGGACTCCGAGCGGGGGTTCACCCAGGCACTGCGCTCGCAGGCGCACGAGGCGGCGAACCGGCTGCACACCGTCGTCTCGCTGATCGAACTGGGCCGGGCGGAGGAGGCGGTCGGTTTCGCCACCGCCGAGCTGGAGCTGGCCCAGACCCTCACCGACCGGGTGGTGGGCGCGGTCGCCGAACCGGTGCTGGCGGCGCTGCTGCTGGGCAAGGCCGCGCAGGCGAACGAGCGGGGTGTGGAGCTGGTGCTCGCGGACGACAGCCTGATCGACGACGGCGCCCTGCACACGACGCTGCCGCACCGGGACCTGGTGACGATTCTCGGCAACCTGATCGACAACGCGGTGGACGCGGCTTCGGAAGCGGCGACGGATGCGTCGGGTACGGGGGCCGGTGCGGCCGGTACGGGGGACGGTGTGGCCGTGCCCGCTCAGCGGGGAGCGACCGGGCCGGGCCGGGCCGCCCGTGCCCGGGTCACCGTCACCGCGCTCGCCGAAGAGGGCGAGCTGCTGCTGCGGGTCGCCGACACCGGGGCCGGGATCGATCCGGCCGATGCCGCCGAGGTGTTCGACCGGGGCTGGTCGACGCACGGAGCAGGCCGGGGCATCGGGCTGGCCCTCGTACAGCAGGCCGTGCACCGCAACGGCGGGACGGTCGCGCTGGACCGCGGCCCGGACGGCGGTGCGGAGTTCACGGTACGACTGCCCCTGGCCGGCGGCGGCCGCACGACGCACACGACGAAGGAGGCCACCGCGTGA
- a CDS encoding response regulator, whose product MIQVLVVEDDPVAADAHQLYVGRVPGFAVAAVAHSRAEAVRALERTPVDLLLLDLYLPDGHGLQLLRSLRAAGHSADVIAVTSARDLAVVREGVSLGVVQYVLKPFTFATLRDRLVRYAEFRAAAGEASGQDEVDRALGVLRAPQPTRLPKGLSGPTLEAVTRVLRAAADGVTAGAAGAELGISRITARRYLEHLVTVGRAVRSPQYGQIGRPELHYRWVAQER is encoded by the coding sequence GTGATCCAGGTACTGGTCGTCGAGGACGACCCCGTGGCCGCGGACGCCCATCAGCTGTACGTGGGCCGTGTCCCCGGATTCGCGGTGGCCGCGGTCGCGCACTCGCGCGCGGAGGCGGTGCGGGCGCTGGAGCGTACGCCGGTCGATCTGCTGCTCCTGGATCTGTACCTGCCGGACGGGCACGGTCTGCAACTGCTGCGCTCGTTGCGCGCGGCCGGGCACTCGGCCGATGTCATCGCGGTGACGTCGGCGCGTGATCTGGCGGTGGTCCGGGAGGGGGTCTCGCTCGGTGTCGTCCAGTACGTGCTGAAGCCGTTCACCTTCGCCACCCTGCGCGACCGGCTCGTCCGCTACGCCGAGTTCCGCGCGGCGGCCGGCGAGGCGAGCGGCCAGGACGAGGTGGACCGGGCGCTCGGCGTCCTGCGCGCACCGCAGCCGACCCGGCTGCCGAAGGGGCTGAGCGGTCCGACGCTGGAGGCCGTCACCCGCGTCCTGCGGGCCGCAGCGGACGGGGTCACGGCAGGCGCCGCCGGGGCGGAGCTGGGCATCTCGCGGATCACGGCGCGCCGCTACCTGGAACATCTGGTGACGGTGGGGCGCGCGGTGCGCAGTCCGCAGTACGGTCAGATCGGGCGCCCGGAGCTGCACTACCGATGGGTGGCCCAGGAGCGCTGA
- the pyk gene encoding pyruvate kinase, with translation MRRSKIVCTLGPAVDSHEQLVALIEAGMSVARFNFSHGSHEEHQGRYDRVRKAAVETGRAVGVLADLQGPKIRLAKFAEGPVELVRGDEFTITAEDVPGDKSICGTTYKGLPGDVTKGDPILINDGNVELKVIAIDGPRVRTIVIEGGVISDHKGINLPGAAVNVPALSEKDVDDLRFALRMGCDLVALSFVRDANDVKDVHKVMDEEGRRVPVIAKVEKPQAVEHMEGVVMAFDGVMVARGDLAVEYPLEKVPMVQKRLVELCRRNAKPVIVATQMMESMITNSRPTRAEASDVANAILDGADAVMLSAESSVGAYPIETVKTMSKIVVAAEEELLSKGLQPLVPGKKPRTQGGSVARAACEIADFLNGKALVAFTKSGDTARRLSRYRAAQPILAFTTDESTRNQLALSWGVEAHVVPHVDNTDAMVDLVDGELMKLDRYNEGDTMVITAGSPPGIPGTTNMVRVHHVGGGARD, from the coding sequence ATGCGCCGTTCCAAAATCGTCTGCACACTCGGTCCCGCCGTCGACTCCCATGAGCAGCTCGTCGCTCTGATCGAGGCCGGCATGAGCGTGGCCCGTTTCAACTTCAGTCACGGCAGCCACGAGGAGCACCAGGGCCGTTACGACCGGGTCCGCAAGGCCGCCGTCGAGACCGGTCGTGCGGTCGGCGTGCTCGCCGACCTCCAGGGCCCGAAGATCCGCCTGGCGAAGTTCGCCGAGGGCCCCGTCGAGCTGGTCCGCGGGGACGAGTTCACCATCACCGCGGAGGACGTTCCCGGCGACAAGTCGATCTGCGGCACGACCTACAAGGGCCTGCCCGGCGATGTCACCAAGGGCGACCCGATCCTGATCAACGACGGCAACGTCGAGCTGAAGGTCATCGCGATCGACGGCCCGCGGGTCCGGACGATCGTCATCGAGGGCGGCGTCATCTCCGACCACAAGGGCATCAACCTGCCCGGTGCGGCGGTCAATGTCCCGGCGCTGTCCGAGAAGGACGTCGACGACCTGCGGTTCGCCCTGCGGATGGGCTGCGACCTGGTGGCGCTCTCCTTCGTGCGGGACGCCAATGACGTCAAGGACGTCCACAAGGTGATGGACGAGGAGGGCCGCCGGGTCCCCGTCATCGCCAAGGTGGAGAAGCCGCAGGCGGTCGAGCACATGGAGGGCGTCGTCATGGCGTTCGACGGTGTGATGGTCGCCCGTGGCGACCTGGCCGTGGAGTACCCCCTGGAGAAGGTCCCGATGGTGCAGAAGCGCCTCGTGGAGCTCTGCCGGCGGAACGCCAAGCCGGTGATCGTGGCGACCCAGATGATGGAGTCGATGATCACCAACTCGCGGCCGACCCGCGCCGAGGCGTCCGACGTCGCCAACGCGATCCTGGACGGCGCGGACGCGGTCATGCTGTCCGCCGAGTCCAGCGTGGGCGCGTACCCGATCGAGACGGTCAAGACGATGTCGAAGATCGTCGTCGCCGCCGAGGAGGAGCTGCTCTCCAAGGGCCTCCAGCCGCTGGTCCCGGGCAAGAAGCCCCGCACCCAGGGCGGGTCGGTGGCCCGTGCCGCCTGCGAGATCGCGGACTTCCTGAACGGCAAGGCACTGGTCGCCTTCACCAAGTCCGGTGACACGGCCCGCCGTCTCTCCCGCTACCGTGCGGCGCAGCCCATCCTCGCCTTCACCACGGACGAGTCCACCCGCAACCAACTCGCCCTGAGCTGGGGCGTGGAGGCCCATGTCGTCCCGCACGTGGACAACACGGACGCGATGGTCGACCTGGTCGACGGGGAGCTGATGAAGCTCGACCGCTACAACGAGGGCGACACGATGGTCATCACGGCCGGCTCGCCCCCCGGCATCCCGGGCACGACGAACATGGTGCGGGTGCACCATGTCGGTGGCGGCGCGCGCGACTGA